The Enterobacter asburiae genome window below encodes:
- a CDS encoding TetR/AcrR family transcriptional regulator: MSRNTEHDTREHLLATGEQLCMHRGFTGMGLSELLKTAEVPKGSFYHYFRSKEAFGVAMLERHYAGYHQRLASHFASGEGNYRDHVLNYYQETLNQFCQQGIISGCLTVKLSAEVCDLSEDMRTAMDKGARGVIALLAQALEKGRDEKTLAFSGEPLTQAQVLYALWLGANLQAKISRSAVPLESALAHVKNSITAPGI, translated from the coding sequence ATGAGCAGAAATACTGAACACGATACCCGCGAACATTTACTGGCGACCGGCGAGCAGCTTTGCATGCATCGCGGGTTCACCGGTATGGGGTTGAGCGAGCTGTTAAAAACCGCTGAGGTACCGAAGGGATCGTTTTACCACTACTTTCGGTCCAAAGAGGCCTTCGGCGTGGCGATGCTGGAGCGTCATTATGCTGGCTACCACCAGCGTCTGGCGAGCCACTTTGCGTCGGGTGAAGGTAACTACCGGGATCATGTTCTGAACTACTATCAGGAAACGCTGAACCAGTTCTGTCAGCAGGGCATTATCAGCGGATGCCTGACCGTTAAGCTGTCTGCAGAAGTGTGCGATCTTTCTGAAGATATGCGCACGGCGATGGATAAAGGTGCCCGCGGCGTTATCGCCCTGCTGGCCCAGGCGCTGGAGAAAGGCCGCGATGAAAAAACGCTGGCCTTTTCCGGCGAGCCGTTAACCCAGGCGCAGGTGTTATATGCGCTCTGGCTAGGCGCTAACCTGCAGGCAAAAATTTCGCGCAGTGCCGTGCCGCTGGAAAGCGCGCTGGCACATGTGAAAAACAGCATTACTGCGCCTGGCATTTAA
- the eptA gene encoding phosphoethanolamine transferase EptA, which yields MWLIKKLQCNDIKFTLGCALFFTLLNGLFIQRSWAIIGPVHLHDFLFAASVPLVLFCGWVIVFSLLNIPYLRKPLLIVLTIGCAAATYFMYTYGAVIDQNMIVNVFETNSQEATALVTPQMILWIVIAGLVPSVVLALTRIRTGKWWYALLTRVAAMLGALLVIILIAALFYKDYASLFRNNKSIVKMVTPANYVSAVVKYSKMRWFAGDQTLVRIGEDAHKGSLITGQQKKTVLVLVVGEASRAANYSLNGYERETNPELKKQDVINFPQASSCGTETAVSVPCMFSGMTRSKYDADLAHHREGLLDVLKHAGINLLWRDNDGGCKGACDRVPHTDMTQWQLDQFCKDKSCIDDVNFYRLDNVLDGVKQDTVLVIHLMGSHGPAYYRRYPDNFRKFTPTCDTNEIQDCDHQALINTYDNTILYTDSMVSKTIDALKARQSSMNTALIYLSDHGESLGESGIYLHGTPYMLAPEQQTHIPFMFWLSPDYAKNFGINEQCLRDHAAKNAVSQDNLFSTVLGMMDVKSTVYQPQLDILSACRP from the coding sequence ATGTGGTTAATCAAAAAGTTACAATGTAACGACATTAAATTTACTCTGGGCTGTGCACTTTTCTTTACTCTGCTGAACGGGCTGTTTATCCAGCGCAGCTGGGCCATTATCGGCCCAGTCCATCTGCACGACTTCCTCTTTGCCGCCTCCGTACCGCTGGTGCTATTTTGCGGCTGGGTGATTGTCTTTAGCCTGCTTAACATCCCGTATCTCCGCAAGCCGCTGCTGATTGTATTGACGATCGGATGCGCCGCGGCAACCTACTTTATGTACACCTATGGCGCGGTGATCGATCAGAACATGATTGTGAACGTGTTCGAAACCAACTCTCAGGAAGCGACCGCCCTGGTGACCCCGCAGATGATTCTGTGGATTGTTATAGCCGGCCTCGTTCCCTCCGTGGTGCTGGCGTTGACCCGGATTCGTACCGGAAAATGGTGGTACGCGCTGCTGACGCGCGTTGCCGCGATGCTCGGCGCTCTGCTGGTGATTATTCTCATTGCCGCGCTGTTTTATAAAGATTACGCGTCGCTGTTCCGCAATAACAAAAGCATCGTCAAAATGGTCACCCCGGCGAACTATGTCAGCGCCGTGGTGAAGTACAGCAAGATGCGCTGGTTTGCCGGCGATCAAACGCTGGTGCGCATTGGTGAAGATGCCCATAAAGGGTCACTGATTACCGGTCAACAAAAGAAAACCGTTCTGGTGCTTGTCGTCGGCGAAGCCTCTCGCGCGGCAAACTACTCCCTGAACGGTTACGAACGCGAAACCAACCCGGAGCTGAAAAAGCAGGACGTGATTAACTTCCCGCAGGCCTCCTCGTGTGGTACCGAAACCGCGGTTTCCGTTCCCTGCATGTTCTCCGGCATGACGCGCAGCAAATACGATGCCGACCTGGCTCACCATCGCGAGGGACTGCTCGACGTGCTCAAGCATGCGGGTATCAACCTGCTGTGGCGCGACAACGACGGCGGCTGTAAAGGCGCCTGCGATCGCGTGCCCCATACCGACATGACGCAGTGGCAGCTGGATCAGTTCTGCAAAGACAAATCCTGCATTGACGACGTGAACTTCTATCGTCTGGACAACGTGCTGGATGGCGTGAAGCAAGATACGGTGCTGGTTATCCACCTGATGGGGAGCCACGGTCCGGCATACTATCGCCGTTACCCGGACAACTTCCGTAAATTCACCCCAACCTGCGACACCAATGAGATTCAGGATTGCGATCATCAGGCGCTGATAAATACCTATGACAACACCATCCTCTATACCGACAGCATGGTCAGCAAAACCATTGATGCGCTGAAAGCGCGCCAGTCGAGCATGAACACCGCCCTGATTTATCTTTCAGATCACGGTGAATCGCTGGGTGAAAGCGGTATTTATCTGCACGGTACGCCGTACATGCTGGCGCCGGAACAGCAAACGCATATTCCGTTTATGTTCTGGCTGTCACCGGATTACGCGAAAAACTTTGGCATCAACGAACAGTGTTTGCGCGACCATGCAGCAAAAAATGCGGTTTCCCAGGACAATTTATTCTCAACCGTATTGGGTATGATGGACGTGAAATCAACGGTTTATCAACCGCAGCTGGATATACTGAGCGCATGTCGCCCGTAA
- a CDS encoding DUF1289 domain-containing protein: MAEQLEFFPIQSPCRGICQVDERGYCRGCMRTRDERFNWQNFSDTQKQEVLRLCRQRLLRKIRANKAGETEEPQQPSLF, from the coding sequence GTGGCAGAGCAGCTGGAGTTTTTCCCCATCCAGAGCCCGTGCCGGGGTATTTGTCAGGTCGATGAACGCGGATATTGCCGCGGGTGCATGCGTACCCGCGATGAGCGTTTTAACTGGCAAAACTTTAGCGACACTCAAAAGCAGGAGGTGTTACGCCTCTGCCGACAGCGTCTTCTGCGCAAAATACGCGCAAACAAAGCGGGTGAAACCGAAGAACCCCAGCAACCTTCACTTTTTTAA
- a CDS encoding aldo/keto reductase: MVQRITLAPQGPEFSRFVMGYWRLMDWNMSPLQLASFIEEHLDLGITTVDHADIYGGYQCEAAFGEALKLVPALRDRMEIVTKCGIATTAKPEHALGHYITDSAHIIKSAEQSLVNLATDRIDLLLIHRPDPLMDADEVAEAFLNLHQSGKVRHFGVSNFTPAQFALLQSRLPFTLATNQVEISPVHQPLLLDGTLDQLQQLRIRPMAWSCLGGGRLFNDDEFQPLRNELETIARELNAESIEQVVYAWILRLPSKPLPIIGSGKIERVRSALAAEELQMTRQQWFRIRKAALGYDVP; the protein is encoded by the coding sequence ATGGTTCAGCGAATTACCCTTGCCCCCCAGGGGCCAGAATTCTCCCGTTTTGTAATGGGCTACTGGCGTCTGATGGACTGGAATATGTCCCCCCTCCAGCTGGCGAGCTTTATTGAAGAGCACCTTGATTTAGGCATCACCACGGTCGATCATGCGGATATTTACGGTGGCTACCAGTGCGAGGCCGCGTTCGGCGAGGCGCTCAAGCTGGTTCCGGCCCTGCGCGATCGCATGGAGATCGTCACGAAGTGTGGGATTGCCACCACGGCAAAACCTGAACACGCCCTCGGCCATTACATCACCGACAGTGCGCATATCATTAAGAGCGCCGAGCAGTCGCTGGTCAATCTGGCGACCGACCGTATCGACCTGCTGTTAATCCACCGCCCCGACCCGCTGATGGATGCCGATGAGGTGGCGGAAGCCTTCCTGAACCTGCACCAGAGTGGGAAAGTGCGTCACTTCGGCGTCTCTAACTTTACCCCGGCACAGTTTGCGCTGCTTCAGTCGCGCCTGCCGTTTACGCTGGCCACTAACCAGGTTGAGATCTCCCCGGTCCACCAGCCGCTGCTGCTGGACGGTACCCTCGATCAGCTGCAGCAGCTGCGCATTCGCCCAATGGCGTGGTCGTGCCTGGGGGGCGGACGTCTGTTCAATGATGATGAGTTCCAGCCGCTGCGCAACGAGCTTGAAACCATCGCCCGTGAACTGAACGCGGAGAGCATCGAACAGGTGGTTTACGCATGGATCCTGCGCCTGCCATCAAAACCGCTGCCGATTATCGGTTCCGGCAAAATTGAGCGCGTGCGTTCTGCGCTGGCCGCTGAAGAGCTGCAGATGACCCGTCAGCAGTGGTTCCGCATCCGTAAGGCCGCGCTGGGTTACGACGTACCATAA
- the sodC gene encoding superoxide dismutase [Cu-Zn] SodC, with protein sequence MKRFALALVTLVVCAGAQAASDEVEMNLVTPQGVGQSIGTVKITETDKGLEFAPNLKALPPGEHGFHVHAKGSCQPALKEGKPSAAEAAGGHLDPQHSGKHEGPDGMGHLGDLPVLVVNNDGKATDPVVAPRLKKLDEVKGKALMIHVGGDNMSDRPKPLGGGGARYACGVI encoded by the coding sequence ATGAAGCGTTTTGCTCTGGCACTGGTCACGCTGGTTGTTTGCGCAGGGGCGCAGGCAGCCAGTGACGAAGTGGAAATGAATCTCGTCACCCCACAGGGTGTGGGTCAGTCCATCGGAACGGTGAAAATCACTGAAACCGATAAAGGACTGGAGTTTGCACCCAACCTCAAAGCCCTCCCTCCCGGTGAACATGGTTTCCATGTTCATGCCAAAGGGAGCTGTCAGCCCGCTTTAAAAGAGGGCAAACCGTCGGCGGCGGAAGCGGCAGGGGGTCACCTCGATCCGCAGCATTCCGGCAAGCATGAAGGCCCGGATGGAATGGGGCATTTAGGCGATCTGCCAGTGCTGGTGGTGAATAACGACGGTAAAGCCACCGATCCCGTTGTCGCGCCGCGACTGAAAAAGCTGGATGAGGTGAAAGGCAAAGCGCTGATGATCCATGTCGGCGGCGACAATATGTCCGATCGGCCTAAACCGCTTGGCGGCGGCGGGGCACGCTATGCGTGCGGCGTGATCTGA
- a CDS encoding FUSC family protein — protein MKLQSLSWQNTPWMKATRPQWRYALRNGIAMCLALTVAYYLNLDEPYWAMTSAAVVSFPTVGGVISKSLGRIAGSLLGATAALIIAGHTLNDPWLFLLSMAAWLGFCTWACAHFTNNVAYAFQLAGYTAAIIAFPVVNVLDTTELWDIAQARVCEVIVGILSGGFMMMILPSTSDGTALITALKTMHTRLLEHASLLWQPDTSDDIRLAHEKVIGQILTMNLLRIQAFWSHYRFRRQNTLLNYLLHQQLRMTSAISSLRRMLLNWPTPPENTRAVIETLLAALARPDADIYTVARIIAPLAPVDEYDYRHRAFWQRLNYFCRLYLRSSRWITAVENATPLTEFNVPGSPALARHTDYLEALWGGFRTFCALMLVGAWSITTQWESGTAALTLAAISCVLYSVAASPFNSLTLLLRTLVLLSLFSFVVKFGLMVQISDLWQFLLFLFPLLTTMQLLKLQMPKLAGLWGQLIVFMGSFISVTNPPVYDYADFLNDNLAKILGVGLAWLAFAVLRPGSDARKSRRHIRELRRGFVDQLSRKPHLGENEYESLVYHHVSQLNNSQDALSRRWLLRWGVVLLNCSHVVWQLRAWETRSDPLSQVRDVCISLLRDVMSERGVQQRPLEATLNELQRICDTLAQHHLPAARDLASIIWRLHCSLSQLEQAPPPGTIGDQITPHA, from the coding sequence ATGAAGCTGCAGAGTCTCTCCTGGCAAAACACGCCGTGGATGAAAGCGACGCGTCCCCAGTGGCGCTACGCGCTGCGTAACGGCATTGCCATGTGTCTTGCGCTGACTGTGGCTTATTACCTGAACCTGGATGAGCCCTACTGGGCGATGACGTCTGCGGCGGTAGTGAGTTTCCCGACGGTCGGCGGGGTGATCAGTAAAAGCCTTGGCCGCATCGCAGGCAGCCTGCTGGGCGCCACCGCAGCGCTAATTATCGCCGGCCATACGCTGAACGATCCGTGGCTGTTCCTGCTGAGCATGGCCGCATGGCTGGGGTTCTGTACCTGGGCCTGCGCCCATTTTACCAATAACGTCGCCTACGCATTCCAGCTGGCGGGCTATACCGCCGCCATTATCGCCTTTCCGGTGGTTAACGTGCTCGACACCACCGAGCTGTGGGATATCGCGCAGGCGCGCGTCTGCGAAGTGATTGTCGGGATCCTCAGCGGCGGCTTCATGATGATGATCCTCCCCAGCACATCCGACGGCACCGCGCTCATCACCGCGCTGAAAACCATGCATACCCGGTTACTGGAACACGCGAGTCTGCTGTGGCAACCGGATACCAGCGACGATATCCGCCTCGCGCATGAAAAGGTTATCGGACAGATCCTGACGATGAATCTGTTGCGCATTCAGGCGTTCTGGAGCCACTACCGCTTTCGCCGCCAGAACACCCTGCTTAACTATCTGCTGCACCAGCAGCTGCGCATGACCAGCGCCATCTCCAGCCTGCGCCGGATGCTGCTCAACTGGCCGACGCCGCCTGAAAATACCCGAGCCGTGATTGAAACGCTGCTCGCGGCTCTTGCGCGCCCGGATGCGGACATTTACACCGTAGCGCGGATTATCGCTCCGCTCGCCCCGGTTGATGAGTACGACTACCGCCATCGCGCCTTCTGGCAGCGCCTGAATTACTTTTGCCGTCTGTACCTGCGCAGCAGCCGCTGGATTACGGCCGTCGAAAACGCGACCCCATTAACGGAGTTCAACGTCCCCGGCAGCCCGGCACTTGCGCGCCATACCGACTATCTTGAAGCGCTGTGGGGCGGTTTTCGCACCTTCTGCGCGCTGATGCTGGTGGGGGCGTGGAGCATTACCACGCAGTGGGAGTCCGGTACGGCGGCCCTGACGCTTGCCGCCATCAGCTGCGTGCTTTATTCCGTCGCGGCCTCGCCGTTCAACTCGCTTACGCTCCTGCTGCGCACGCTGGTGCTGTTGTCGCTTTTCAGCTTCGTGGTGAAGTTTGGCCTGATGGTGCAGATAAGCGATCTGTGGCAGTTCCTGCTTTTCCTGTTTCCCCTGTTAACCACCATGCAGCTTCTGAAGCTGCAAATGCCTAAGCTGGCGGGCCTCTGGGGACAGCTGATTGTCTTTATGGGCTCGTTTATCTCCGTGACGAATCCACCGGTTTATGATTACGCCGATTTTCTCAATGATAACCTGGCAAAGATCCTTGGCGTGGGGCTGGCGTGGCTGGCTTTTGCGGTGTTACGTCCCGGCTCCGATGCACGCAAGAGCCGCAGGCATATTCGGGAGTTACGCAGAGGGTTTGTCGACCAGCTCAGCCGTAAACCGCACCTGGGTGAAAACGAGTATGAATCGCTGGTCTATCATCACGTCAGTCAGCTGAATAACAGCCAGGACGCGCTGTCCCGGCGCTGGCTGCTGCGCTGGGGCGTGGTGCTGTTGAACTGCTCGCACGTGGTCTGGCAGCTTCGCGCGTGGGAAACGCGTTCCGATCCGCTGTCGCAGGTTCGTGATGTTTGCATCTCCCTGCTGCGCGATGTAATGAGCGAGCGCGGTGTCCAGCAGCGGCCGCTCGAAGCCACGCTGAATGAACTGCAGCGGATCTGCGATACGCTGGCACAGCATCATCTGCCCGCAGCCCGTGATTTGGCCTCGATAATCTGGCGCCTGCACTGCTCGCTCTCGCAGCTGGAACAGGCACCGCCACCGGGAACGATTGGGGATCAGATCACGCCGCACGCATAG
- a CDS encoding efflux RND transporter periplasmic adaptor subunit translates to MSLKTLKYFSTLFVLALALVAGWWMWNFYMQSPWTRDGKVRAEQVSITPQVSGSITTLLVKDNQFVKKGDILFRIDDTPYHIAILNAQAQLAKAQSDLAKANNEANRRRHLSQNYISAEDLDTANINVKAMQANVNVAEATLKQAQWQLTQTVITAPVDGWVTNLSARVGNYATTGQPIFALVDSHSFYVVGYFEETKLRHIREGSPAAITLYSGSQKLQGHVSSIGRAIYDQSVETDSGLVPDIKPNVPWVRLAQRVPVRVEFDHLPQDITLVSGTTCTVSIGNR, encoded by the coding sequence ATGTCCCTGAAAACGCTAAAATACTTTTCCACCCTGTTTGTCCTTGCCCTCGCGCTGGTTGCGGGCTGGTGGATGTGGAATTTTTATATGCAGTCGCCCTGGACGCGTGATGGCAAAGTCCGCGCTGAACAGGTCAGCATTACCCCTCAGGTGTCGGGAAGTATTACGACGCTGTTGGTTAAGGATAACCAGTTCGTCAAAAAGGGAGACATTTTATTCCGCATCGACGACACCCCGTACCACATTGCGATCCTGAACGCCCAGGCGCAGCTGGCGAAAGCCCAGTCGGATCTGGCAAAGGCAAACAACGAGGCCAATCGCCGCCGTCACCTGTCGCAAAACTACATCTCAGCGGAAGATTTAGACACCGCAAACATCAATGTGAAGGCCATGCAGGCGAACGTCAACGTGGCGGAGGCGACGCTTAAGCAGGCGCAGTGGCAACTGACCCAAACCGTGATTACGGCACCTGTTGATGGATGGGTGACCAACCTCTCGGCCCGCGTGGGGAATTATGCCACCACGGGACAACCGATATTCGCCCTCGTCGACAGCCACTCCTTCTACGTAGTGGGCTATTTCGAAGAGACCAAGCTTCGACATATTCGCGAGGGTTCGCCAGCCGCAATAACGCTTTACAGCGGCTCGCAGAAGTTACAGGGTCACGTATCCAGCATTGGCCGCGCCATTTACGATCAAAGCGTTGAGACGGATTCAGGGCTGGTGCCGGACATAAAGCCGAACGTCCCCTGGGTGCGTCTGGCCCAGCGCGTTCCGGTTCGCGTGGAGTTTGACCATTTACCGCAGGACATTACCCTTGTGTCCGGCACCACCTGCACTGTCTCCATCGGCAACCGGTGA
- a CDS encoding DUF1656 domain-containing protein, with the protein MTFFHRSEGLPLQDLIFGASVYFPPLFKAVLVGFILWLIAHRLLRDWMYSGEIWHPMLMDLSLFALSVCLGLVVLTAW; encoded by the coding sequence GTGACGTTTTTTCATCGCTCAGAGGGTTTACCCCTTCAGGACCTGATCTTCGGTGCGTCAGTCTACTTTCCTCCTCTATTTAAGGCCGTTCTGGTGGGCTTTATCCTCTGGCTCATCGCGCATCGTCTGCTTCGCGACTGGATGTACTCCGGCGAAATCTGGCATCCCATGCTGATGGATCTTTCCCTTTTTGCCCTTTCCGTATGCCTGGGCCTTGTCGTTTTGACTGCGTGGTGA
- the slyA gene encoding transcriptional regulator SlyA: protein MKLESPLGSDLARLVRVWRALIDHRLKPLELTQTHWVTLHNIHQLPPDQSQIQLAKAIGIEQPSLVRTLDQLEEKGLISRQTCASDRRAKRIKLTEKAAPIITEMEAVITRTRGEILSGVSPAELEMLISLIGRLEQNIHELQSRD, encoded by the coding sequence ATGAAATTGGAATCGCCATTAGGTTCTGATCTGGCAAGGTTGGTACGCGTCTGGCGTGCTCTGATTGACCATCGCCTGAAACCTCTGGAACTCACACAGACGCATTGGGTCACGCTGCACAACATTCATCAGCTGCCGCCCGATCAGTCGCAAATTCAACTGGCAAAAGCGATAGGGATTGAGCAACCGTCGCTGGTGCGCACGCTTGACCAACTGGAAGAGAAGGGGTTGATCTCGCGGCAAACCTGCGCCAGCGATCGTCGCGCCAAGCGGATTAAACTCACCGAGAAAGCGGCGCCTATCATCACGGAAATGGAAGCCGTGATCACCAGGACGCGCGGTGAAATTCTGTCTGGCGTTTCACCGGCGGAGCTGGAAATGCTCATCAGCCTCATTGGGCGCCTCGAGCAAAACATCCATGAGCTGCAGTCGCGCGACTGA
- the slyB gene encoding outer membrane lipoprotein SlyB, translating to MILRVLGVSLIGLTLAGCVNDSSLSGDVYSASEAKQVQNVTYGTVVNARPVQIQGGDESNVMGAIGGAVLGGFLGNTVGGGTGRSLATAAGAVAGGVAGQGVQGAMNKTQGVELEIRKDDGSTIMVVQKQGSTRFSAGQRVVLASNGSQVTVSPR from the coding sequence ATGATTTTACGTGTACTGGGCGTTTCGCTGATTGGTTTAACTCTGGCTGGCTGTGTGAATGACAGTTCACTTTCTGGCGACGTTTACAGCGCTTCTGAAGCGAAACAGGTTCAGAACGTGACTTACGGTACCGTTGTTAACGCACGTCCTGTACAGATCCAGGGTGGTGATGAAAGCAACGTAATGGGTGCAATCGGCGGTGCCGTTCTGGGTGGTTTCCTCGGTAATACCGTCGGTGGCGGTACAGGACGCTCGCTGGCAACAGCCGCAGGCGCCGTTGCGGGTGGCGTAGCCGGCCAGGGCGTTCAGGGTGCGATGAACAAAACCCAGGGCGTAGAGCTGGAAATTCGTAAAGACGACGGCAGCACGATCATGGTTGTACAGAAACAAGGCAGCACTCGCTTCTCTGCAGGCCAGCGCGTTGTTCTGGCAAGCAACGGAAGTCAGGTAACCGTTTCTCCACGTTAA
- the anmK gene encoding anhydro-N-acetylmuramic acid kinase: MKSGRYIGVMSGTSLDGVDVVLAAIDENMVAQQASLTWPIPISLKEDILSICQGQQLTLSQLGQLDVRLGALFADAVQALMQKEHLRPQDVVAIGCHGQTVWHEPGGDAPHTLQIGDNNQIVAKTGVTVVGDFRRRDIALGGQGAPLVPAFHQALLAHPTERRMVLNIGGIANLSMLIPGQPVRGYDTGPGNMLMDAWIWRQCGQPYDKNAEWASGGKVIIPLLQSMLSDPYFALPAPKSTGREYFNLGWLERQLAPFPALAPQDVQATLAELTAVSISEQVLLSGGCERLLVCGGGSRNPLVMARLAGLLPGTEVTTTDEAGISGDDMEALAFAWLAWRTIAGLPGNLPSVTGAREASVLGAIFPANPRHNQS, from the coding sequence ATGAAATCGGGTCGCTACATTGGGGTGATGTCAGGCACCAGTCTGGATGGGGTAGATGTCGTTCTGGCCGCCATTGACGAAAACATGGTGGCGCAGCAGGCGAGCCTGACCTGGCCAATCCCCATTTCACTGAAAGAGGATATTCTGAGTATCTGTCAGGGGCAGCAGCTAACCCTCTCCCAGCTTGGACAGCTTGATGTTCGCCTGGGGGCGCTGTTTGCGGATGCGGTGCAGGCTTTGATGCAAAAAGAACATCTTCGCCCGCAGGACGTGGTGGCCATCGGGTGTCACGGACAAACGGTCTGGCATGAGCCCGGAGGAGATGCCCCGCATACCCTGCAAATCGGCGATAACAACCAGATTGTGGCAAAGACGGGCGTGACGGTAGTAGGCGATTTCCGTCGTCGCGATATCGCCCTTGGCGGGCAGGGCGCGCCGCTGGTGCCCGCGTTCCATCAGGCGTTACTGGCGCACCCTACAGAACGTCGCATGGTGCTCAACATTGGCGGGATTGCCAACCTGTCGATGCTCATCCCGGGGCAGCCCGTCCGCGGCTACGATACCGGCCCGGGCAATATGCTAATGGATGCCTGGATCTGGCGGCAGTGCGGACAACCGTATGATAAAAACGCCGAGTGGGCGAGCGGGGGGAAAGTGATTATTCCGCTGCTGCAGTCGATGCTAAGCGACCCTTATTTTGCCCTGCCGGCCCCTAAGAGCACGGGGCGTGAATACTTCAACTTAGGCTGGCTTGAGCGTCAGCTGGCACCATTCCCGGCGCTCGCGCCGCAGGATGTCCAGGCGACGCTTGCCGAGCTGACGGCCGTGTCGATCTCCGAACAGGTTCTGCTCAGCGGCGGATGTGAACGCCTGCTGGTGTGCGGCGGAGGAAGCCGCAACCCGCTGGTGATGGCGCGTCTTGCGGGGCTACTGCCGGGTACCGAAGTGACCACGACCGATGAGGCAGGCATCAGCGGTGATGATATGGAGGCGCTGGCCTTCGCCTGGCTTGCCTGGCGCACCATTGCCGGACTGCCGGGCAACTTGCCGTCGGTAACCGGTGCACGTGAAGCGAGCGTCCTCGGGGCGATTTTCCCGGCAAATCCTCGTCATAATCAGAGTTAA
- the mliC gene encoding C-type lysozyme inhibitor: MKKLLLIAAPLLLSGCSVYNQLLERMQTDTLEYRCDEKPLTVKLNNPRQEASFVYDNKLLTLKQGMSASGARYTDGIYVFWSKGESATVYKRDRIVLNNCQLENPKR, translated from the coding sequence ATGAAAAAACTTCTTCTTATTGCCGCGCCTTTGTTGCTGTCAGGATGCAGCGTTTATAACCAGCTCCTTGAACGCATGCAGACCGATACGCTGGAGTATCGCTGCGACGAAAAACCGCTGACCGTGAAGCTGAATAACCCACGCCAGGAAGCCAGCTTTGTTTACGACAATAAACTGCTGACGCTGAAGCAGGGCATGTCGGCTTCCGGCGCGCGTTATACCGACGGTATCTACGTCTTCTGGTCAAAAGGCGAAAGCGCTACGGTCTACAAACGCGACCGCATTGTGCTGAACAATTGCCAGCTCGAAAATCCGAAGCGTTGA
- the pdxH gene encoding pyridoxamine 5'-phosphate oxidase, translating into MSDNDELQQIAHLRREYTKGGLRRQDLPAEPLVLFERWLKQACEAKLADPTAMVVATVDEIGQPYQRIVLLKHYDEKGLVFYTNLGSRKAHHLENNPRISLLFPWHMLERQVMVTGKAERLSTLEVVKYFHSRPRDSQIGAWVSKQSSRISARGVLESKFLELKQKFQQGEIPLPSFWGGFRIPIEQMEFWQGGEHRLHDRFLYQRENGGWKIDRLAP; encoded by the coding sequence ATGTCAGATAACGACGAACTGCAGCAAATTGCGCATCTGCGCCGTGAATACACTAAAGGCGGCCTGCGTCGCCAGGATCTTCCCGCTGAACCCCTCGTGCTTTTCGAACGCTGGCTGAAACAGGCCTGCGAAGCGAAACTCGCCGATCCAACGGCCATGGTTGTCGCGACGGTGGATGAAATCGGTCAACCGTATCAGCGCATCGTATTGCTCAAGCATTATGACGAGAAAGGGCTGGTGTTCTATACCAACCTCGGCAGCCGCAAGGCGCACCATTTAGAAAACAATCCGCGTATCAGCCTGCTGTTCCCCTGGCACATGCTGGAACGTCAGGTAATGGTCACCGGCAAGGCGGAACGTCTCTCGACGCTGGAAGTGGTGAAGTATTTCCACAGCCGTCCGCGCGACAGCCAGATTGGCGCCTGGGTATCAAAACAGTCCAGCCGAATTTCTGCCCGCGGCGTGCTGGAAAGTAAATTCCTGGAGCTGAAACAGAAGTTCCAGCAGGGTGAAATTCCTCTGCCAAGTTTCTGGGGCGGGTTCCGCATCCCGATTGAGCAGATGGAGTTCTGGCAGGGGGGCGAACATCGCCTGCACGACCGCTTTTTATACCAGCGCGAGAATGGCGGCTGGAAAATCGACAGACTGGCACCGTAA